Below is a window of Planococcus rifietoensis DNA.
AATCGAAGCCCCTCTATCTCCGGAAGATCTGGAAGTACACGCTGTGAATTACGTCATCACGCTGGACAAGGAAACTTATTTAGCGGACCGCATGGAAGTTGATATGGAACTCGACGTCGACGTGCGCGGCGAAATGATGGCAATCGAATCGCAGATGCAAGTGGACTACAGCGACTACAATGCCATCGAGCCAATCGAAATTCCACCGGAAGTATTGGAACAAGCACAGGAAATTGAATTTTAATACACGAAACTGAAAGCAGAGGGAAGTTCCCTCTGCTTTTTTGTGCGCTGAAAGGCGTGCATAACAGAGAATCCAGAAACGTCGTCTGATGCCCGTACACATCCTGATCCCCAACCCAAGAAGCGATTCCCCAACTAGCCGGAAACCCCCTAAAGAAGCAGATCCGGCTAAACACACTTCGATCAATGAAGTGCCTCAGCCGATCTGCGTCAAGAGTGAGCCGATGCATCAAGACAGGCGCTCTTCCTGGCTTGATGCAAGAGGCCGATCCAAAGCAGAATGGCGACTCCAAAAGCGACGACAAATCCCCTCGAAACATCCAAATTCCCAACCCAAGAAGTGAGTTCCCCGCTAGCCGGAAACTGCTTAAAGAAGCAGATCTAGCTAAACAACCTACAAACAATGAAATGTCTCAGCCGATCTGCGTCAAGGGTGAGCCGAAGCACCAAGACAGGCGTTCTTCCTGGCTTGGTGCAAGAGGCCAACCCAAAGCAGGCCGGCGACTCCATAAGTGAAGCCAAAAGTCGGGCACCAAATTTGAAAAACAAGTGAACATTTCAAAGCGCCGACATTCTTAATGACAATAGTTCTCAATTATCCCTTGACGCTATTTTTTATACTGCTATACTAAAAAACAGTTAGTCATTGATAATCATTATCATTCTCAATTGGCAATAGCACTAGATAGGGAGCGGCATTACATGAAAAAACGTATTCTAATACCCATATTGATCCTTCTGTCGTTCATCTCCCTGTTTGTCGGAGTCAGCAGCATTAGCCCGCTGGATCTCCTTGATTTTCAATCGGAAGAAACACAGATTTTCCTCGTCAGCCGTTTTCCGCGACTTGTCGCAATTTTACTTGCGGGGGCTGGCATGAGCATGGCGGGGCTTATCATGCAGCAATTGAGCCGTAATAAATTCGTCTCGCCAACGACTGCCGGGACGCTCGATGCAACGCGCCTCGGGATTCTTGTTTCGATGCTGTTGTTTGCGAACGCTTCGATGATCGAGAAAATGGCTGTGGCGTTCTTGTTCGCACTCGCCGGCACTTTCTTATTCATGCAAATTCTCAACCGCATCAAATTCAAGGATGCCATCTTCATTCCGTTGATCGGCTTGATGTTCGGCAATATCCTGTCATCGATCACAACATTTTTTGCCTACCGGGCAGACGTCATCCAGAATATGTCGGCTTGGCTCCAGGGTGATTTTTCGATGGTCATGAAAGGCAGTTATGAACTTCTTTACATAAGTGTACCGGTCTTCATCATCGCCTATATGTACGCCAACCGCTTTACAGTCGCAGGGATGGGTGAGGATTTCTCGAAAAACTTGGGGCTGAAATACCGCAGTGTCGTCAATATCGGCTTGACCTTAGTGGCGCTTATTACCGCGACCGTGGTTTTGACCGTCGGCATGATTCCGTTTCTCGGCTTGATCATCCCGAATATCGTCTCCATCTTTAAGGGGGACCATCTCCAGAAAACCTTGCCGCATACCGCGATGCTTGGCGCCATCTTCCTATTGGTTTGTGACATTCTCGGGCGCGTCTTGATTTATCCGTACGAGATCACGATCAGCCTGATGGTGGGCGTTATCGGAAGCTTTATCTTCCTGATCATGTTGTTTAGGAGGAAGGCGTATGCGTGATATACATAAACTATGGATTTTGATTGTGCTTGCCGCAGCGGCATGCGGTTTGTATTTATTCGATAATTTGAATGGCAGCTTCGATTATGCGCTGCCGAGAAGAGGCGTGAAAGTCTTCGCGATGGTGCTGACGGGTGTGGCGATTGCTTATGCGACGGTGGTGTTCCAAACGATCACCCATAACCGCATTTTGACGCCGAGCATCATGGGTTTGGATTCGCTCTATATGCTGCTCCAGACGGTCTTGATTTTCTTCTTGGGATCGGGGCATATCACGATCATCAACAAGCAAGTGAATTTCTTATTGTCGATTGCGGTCATGGTCATCTTCGCTTTGTTGTTCTATAAATTGTTGTTTAAGAAAGACAACCAGCCGATTTACTTCTTATTATTGATCGGCATCATTCTCGGGACGTTTTTCGGCAGTGTCTCGACGTTCCTTCAGGTGTTGATCGACCCGAATGAATTCCAGATCGTCCAGGACCGGATGTTCGCCAGTTTCAATAATGTGAATGCCGACCTGGTCTGGCTCTCGCTGTTTTTCATTGTCGTCTTGATCGGCTTGGCCTGGCGCCACAACGCGTCGCTTGACGTGCTGTCTTTGGGGCGTGATACGGCAGTGAATCTCGGTGTTGGCTACGACGCGCTCGTCAAGAAGATGCTCGTGCTTTCTGCCGTATTGATCGCCATTGCGACGGCGCTGGTCGGGCCGATCACGTTCTTCGGCTTGATCGTCGCCAATCTGTCCTATCAATTTTTCAGATCCTATAAACATTCAGTTGTCATTGCCGGTGCGAGTATTATTAGTATCGTGGCGCTGGTCGGCGGTCAATGGGTCGTCGAACATGTCTTCACGTTTAATACGACGCTCAGCGTCATCATCAATTTTGTCGGCGGCGTCTATTTCATCTATTTGCTATTAAAGGAGAGTCGGTCTAAATGATCCAAGTCCGTGAACTGACGAAATTATATGGAAAGAAACAAGTCGTGGAAAATGTCTCCGTCGATATTCGGCGAGGGCAGATCACTTCCTTTATCGGGCCAAACGGGGCGGGGAAATCGACGCTCTTGTCGATGGTCAGCCGGCTGTTGGACGCAGACACTGGAGAAGTGTTAATCGATAAGACCAACACAAAGCAGATGAAGTCCAATGAATTCTCAAAACGTGTCTCTATCTTGAAGCAATCGAATTTCATGAACGTGCGCTTGACGATCCGTGAATTGGTGTCGTTCGGTCGCTTTCCTTATTCCAGGGGCCGCTTGAATGCGGAAGATGAGCAGATGGTCGACCAGGCGATTGAGTACATGGACCTTGGGGACATGGAGGATTCGTATTTGGATGAACTGTCAGGCGGGCAGCGGCAGCGGGCGTTTATCGCCATGGTTATCGCGCAAGACACGGATTACGTGCTGCTCGATGAACCGCTCAATAATTTGGATATGAAGCATTCCGTGCAGATCATGAAGATTTTACGCCGCTTGGTCGATGAGCTCGGCAAAACGGTCATCATCGTCCTTCACGACATCAATTTCGCATCGGTCTATTCCGACCGCATCGTCGCATTGAAAAATGGCCGCGTCGTTAAAGACGGGCCGACCGAGGAAATTATCCAATCGGATGCATTGAAGGAAATTTACGATATGGACATTCCGATTCAACAAATGAATAATTGCCGGATTTGCGTGTATTTCAATTCCTGATAGTGGAAGTTATTGGCTGCGAAAACAAGGAAATCCGGAACCCGTGTGGAAGTGTACTCCATGCGGGTTTTTTTTATTGGTTGTGGATGATTTTCTAAAATGCCTGATGGATGCGGCAAGGAAGAAGGTGCATGTATGAAGCGAATCTTTTATCCGTTGGCGATGGCGACGCTGCTCGGGTTTTTCGGCATCCTTTACTATTATCAGCAAGAATCGGTACGGGAATTGGATGAACGGGCCGCTGCGCTGTTCGGGGGAGTGGGGTGGCTTGAGGCCATGTCATTCATCGGGGAGCAGTGGATGATCTTTACTGTGAGCTTTCTGCTTTTGGTCTTCCTGTGGGCGTTCCGCCATAACTACCGGGGCATGTTTTTCGTTTTATTGGCGGTCGGGGCAGGGAATGCATTGAATCAATTGCTGCAGCAATGGTTCGGCCGCCCGCTGCCGGAATTTCCTGAAGAGGTGGCGTCCTACAGCTTCCCATCCGATCACGCGATGGTCGGCTTGTTGTACTTGTTTACGCTGGCCTATTTCCTTGGTGAAAGGGTCGCCGCAAAATCGGTTCGCCTGCTGATCTGGCTGGGCGCTGTATTGCTGACGGTGCTCACGGCTTTATCGCAAGTAGCAAGCGGCACGCATTACCTGTCGGATGTTGTGGCGGGGCTGTTTCTCGGTTATACCTTATTCGTCCTGATAGCCATCTGGTATGAAATGAGGGAGCGGCAATTCCGCAAGCGCAAGGATATGCGACTTGTTG
It encodes the following:
- a CDS encoding ABC transporter ATP-binding protein, whose amino-acid sequence is MIQVRELTKLYGKKQVVENVSVDIRRGQITSFIGPNGAGKSTLLSMVSRLLDADTGEVLIDKTNTKQMKSNEFSKRVSILKQSNFMNVRLTIRELVSFGRFPYSRGRLNAEDEQMVDQAIEYMDLGDMEDSYLDELSGGQRQRAFIAMVIAQDTDYVLLDEPLNNLDMKHSVQIMKILRRLVDELGKTVIIVLHDINFASVYSDRIVALKNGRVVKDGPTEEIIQSDALKEIYDMDIPIQQMNNCRICVYFNS
- a CDS encoding iron chelate uptake ABC transporter family permease subunit — encoded protein: MRDIHKLWILIVLAAAACGLYLFDNLNGSFDYALPRRGVKVFAMVLTGVAIAYATVVFQTITHNRILTPSIMGLDSLYMLLQTVLIFFLGSGHITIINKQVNFLLSIAVMVIFALLFYKLLFKKDNQPIYFLLLIGIILGTFFGSVSTFLQVLIDPNEFQIVQDRMFASFNNVNADLVWLSLFFIVVLIGLAWRHNASLDVLSLGRDTAVNLGVGYDALVKKMLVLSAVLIAIATALVGPITFFGLIVANLSYQFFRSYKHSVVIAGASIISIVALVGGQWVVEHVFTFNTTLSVIINFVGGVYFIYLLLKESRSK
- a CDS encoding phosphatase PAP2 family protein, giving the protein MKRIFYPLAMATLLGFFGILYYYQQESVRELDERAAALFGGVGWLEAMSFIGEQWMIFTVSFLLLVFLWAFRHNYRGMFFVLLAVGAGNALNQLLQQWFGRPLPEFPEEVASYSFPSDHAMVGLLYLFTLAYFLGERVAAKSVRLLIWLGAVLLTVLTALSQVASGTHYLSDVVAGLFLGYTLFVLIAIWYEMRERQFRKRKDMRLVEREDIGEH
- a CDS encoding ABC transporter permease produces the protein MKKRILIPILILLSFISLFVGVSSISPLDLLDFQSEETQIFLVSRFPRLVAILLAGAGMSMAGLIMQQLSRNKFVSPTTAGTLDATRLGILVSMLLFANASMIEKMAVAFLFALAGTFLFMQILNRIKFKDAIFIPLIGLMFGNILSSITTFFAYRADVIQNMSAWLQGDFSMVMKGSYELLYISVPVFIIAYMYANRFTVAGMGEDFSKNLGLKYRSVVNIGLTLVALITATVVLTVGMIPFLGLIIPNIVSIFKGDHLQKTLPHTAMLGAIFLLVCDILGRVLIYPYEITISLMVGVIGSFIFLIMLFRRKAYA